The Streptomyces taklimakanensis nucleotide sequence GGGGAGTCGGACCGGGCGCTCTCGGCCATGCCCGCCAGGTCGTCGGCCCACTGTCGTATGGTGTCGGCCGTCCTCCTGGTCTGCGTGTCCGCCTCCTTGGAGGCGCGCTCCTTCAGGTGCCCGGCCATGTTGACGACCTGTTCGCGGGCGTCGCCGGTCACGTGGCGCGCCTGCTCCCTGGCGCTGCCGGCCACGGTGCCGGCCGCGTCCTTGGCCCGGTCGGCCGTGGCTCGGGTCTCCTGCTTCGCGGCCTGGCCCGTCTGTCCGCCGGGGCTGTGGCCTGTGTTCGGAGCTTCACTCACCGGTGCCTCCAGTTGGTCTACGAAATTTGACCTTTGCGGCTTTTGTGGCTAACAGCTCACAACGGGCGAAGTACCCGACCTTTCGCGTGGCATTCACACGCCATGTCCACCGGAGCCCTTTTCCGAACACCCGCCGACCGCCCCGGCCCCCACCCGAGGCGGTCGAGGCCCGTGCGGAGGGGTCTCCACACGGGCCTCGGAACCGGGAGGACGGTCGGTCAACGGCGACGGCGCCGCCGTTCGTCGTCGGACGCGCCGGCCTCCTCCTCCTCGATGCGCTCCTTGCGCACCTCTCCCCTGACGGTCTCCTGGTCCGTGCGCTCGTCGGTCGTCAGGCGCACCCGCTCCACCGGGTGGACCTCGGTGTCGACCACCGGACGCTCCTCGTGCAGCGTCACCTCGTACTCGCCCTCGGTGATCTCCGGGCCGCTCATGGCCTCGTCGACGTTCCCCTCGGTGATGGGCTCGCGCTCGACGCGGACCTCCTCGTGCCGCACGGGAACGGTCTTCTGGACCTCCTCGGTGACGACGTACTTGCGCAGCCGCGCCCTACCGGCCTCATGGCGCTCGACGCCGACGCGCATCTCCTCCTCGGAGCGGGTCATCGCGTCGTCGCGCCCGCGGGTGCCCCTGCCGGCGCCGGTCCGTTCCCCGGCGCCCGCCGCGCCGGCGGTGCGGGTGGTGCCGGCCTCCCGGCCGCGGGGGTCCCAGTCGATGCCGTAGTACTGGTACAGCCTCCGCTCCTCCTGTTCGGAGAGGTGGCCGCCCTGGTCCACATCGACGTGCGGAGCCCCCTTGACCTCGTCCTTCGAGTACGGCACCTCCAGATGGTCCTCCACCATGGCCGCGTCGTGGATCGGCACGAAGGTCTCGCTGGTGCCGAAGAGCCCTGTTCGGACGCTGGCCC carries:
- a CDS encoding DUF2382 domain-containing protein, with product MITKEQIPAVLDHQVYDAEGRKIGEAGHVFLDDATGEPEWASVRTGLFGTSETFVPIHDAAMVEDHLEVPYSKDEVKGAPHVDVDQGGHLSEQEERRLYQYYGIDWDPRGREAGTTRTAGAAGAGERTGAGRGTRGRDDAMTRSEEEMRVGVERHEAGRARLRKYVVTEEVQKTVPVRHEEVRVEREPITEGNVDEAMSGPEITEGEYEVTLHEERPVVDTEVHPVERVRLTTDERTDQETVRGEVRKERIEEEEAGASDDERRRRRR